In a single window of the uncultured Dysgonomonas sp. genome:
- a CDS encoding HU family DNA-binding protein gives MTKADIVNEIAKNTGIDKATVLKTVESFMDVVKDSLSKNENVYLRGFGSFIVKTRAQKTARNISKNTTIIIPAHSIPAFKPAKTFVIQVRK, from the coding sequence ATGACAAAAGCTGACATCGTTAACGAGATTGCGAAAAATACAGGCATAGACAAAGCGACTGTATTGAAAACAGTTGAATCATTCATGGACGTAGTTAAAGACTCCCTGAGCAAGAATGAAAATGTTTATTTAAGAGGTTTCGGTAGTTTCATCGTGAAGACAAGAGCTCAAAAAACAGCTCGTAACATCTCTAAGAACACGACTATCATCATACCAGCACATTCAATTCCGGCATTCAAACCGGCTAAAACTTTCGTAATCCAAGTAAGAAAGTAA
- a CDS encoding glycosyltransferase family 2 protein translates to MDKISLIVPCYNEEQALPFLYKELVKLTDEMPEQEFEFIFINDGSRDKTLELVKELKESDDRVHFVSFSRNFGKEAGIYAGLKAATGNYISLIDADLQDPPSLLKEMYESLKTEEFDCVATRRVDRKGEPVMRSFFAKQFYKLINKISDTEVVDGARDFRLMTRQMVDAILEMSEYNRFSKGIFGWVGFKTKWIAFENVERVAGETKWSFIGLFLYSLEGIIAFSTRPLLIASLFGILFCLIAFVMICVIIFKTLVFGDDVQGYPSTMCVIFFIGGIQLFCLGILGQYLSKTYLEAKKRPIYIVKEKA, encoded by the coding sequence ATGGATAAGATATCTTTAATTGTTCCTTGCTATAATGAAGAACAAGCTCTCCCCTTCCTATATAAAGAATTAGTGAAACTGACAGACGAAATGCCGGAACAGGAATTTGAATTTATTTTCATCAATGATGGTTCTAGGGATAAGACATTGGAGTTGGTAAAAGAATTGAAAGAATCAGACGATAGGGTGCATTTTGTGTCTTTCTCCCGGAATTTCGGAAAGGAAGCAGGTATATATGCGGGGCTAAAAGCGGCAACAGGTAATTATATATCATTGATCGATGCTGACTTGCAGGACCCTCCATCTCTTTTGAAGGAGATGTATGAGAGTCTTAAAACGGAAGAGTTTGATTGTGTGGCCACAAGGCGTGTCGACAGAAAGGGTGAGCCTGTTATGCGCTCATTTTTTGCTAAACAGTTTTATAAACTGATAAACAAAATCTCAGATACGGAAGTTGTCGACGGTGCGCGTGATTTCCGCTTGATGACCCGGCAGATGGTAGATGCCATTCTTGAAATGAGTGAGTACAACCGTTTCTCAAAAGGTATATTTGGCTGGGTTGGATTCAAAACCAAATGGATCGCTTTTGAAAACGTAGAACGTGTTGCGGGCGAAACCAAATGGTCGTTTATCGGGTTGTTTCTATATTCGCTGGAAGGGATAATCGCTTTCTCTACCCGGCCTTTGCTTATTGCCTCCCTGTTTGGTATCTTGTTTTGTCTTATCGCATTTGTGATGATTTGTGTTATCATTTTCAAAACGTTGGTCTTTGGAGACGATGTTCAGGGCTATCCTTCCACTATGTGTGTGATCTTCTTTATCGGAGGCATTCAATTATTCTGTCTTGGTATTTTGGGGCAATATCTTTCCAAAACTTATCTGGAAGCCAAAAAACGTCCTATTTACATCGTAAAGGAAAAAGCATAA
- the mutY gene encoding A/G-specific adenine glycosylase, which translates to MSKEKDLRLSSILIRWYDRNKRDLPWRETTDPYIIWISEIILQQTRVDQGYAYFDRFVKRFPSVDLLAKAEEDEVLKLWQGLGYYSRARNLHAAAKMVLDKYQGVFPQGYTDVLSLKGVGEYTAAAILSFAYNQPYAVVDGNVFRVLSRIFAVEEPIDSTKGKKLFSQLAQELLDDKRAGLHNQAIMEFGALQCVPVSPDCINCPASVMCLAYAQDKANAYPVKAGKQKVRARFFNYFDVRSDDGYMLLHKRTAKDIWQGLYELPLIETAEVMSIEELHRTDGFRHIFENGDELHIKYITQMKHILSHQTIYAAFYQVSVRKVSAVDEYIEVRASDVDEYPVSRLVHKYLEKM; encoded by the coding sequence ATGAGTAAAGAAAAAGATTTAAGATTGAGCTCTATATTAATAAGGTGGTATGATCGGAATAAGCGGGACCTGCCCTGGCGTGAGACTACAGACCCTTATATTATTTGGATTTCAGAAATTATATTACAGCAAACGCGTGTAGATCAGGGGTATGCGTATTTTGACCGGTTTGTAAAAAGATTTCCTTCTGTAGATTTGCTGGCAAAGGCCGAAGAGGATGAGGTTCTGAAGCTTTGGCAGGGTTTGGGATACTATAGCCGTGCGCGTAACCTCCATGCTGCTGCAAAAATGGTTTTAGATAAATATCAGGGAGTTTTTCCACAGGGCTATACTGATGTTTTGAGCCTGAAAGGAGTGGGAGAATATACGGCTGCTGCAATCCTATCTTTCGCCTATAATCAGCCGTATGCTGTTGTCGACGGTAATGTATTCAGAGTGCTGTCGCGTATATTTGCAGTGGAAGAGCCTATAGATAGTACAAAAGGTAAGAAATTGTTCTCTCAGCTTGCTCAGGAACTTCTTGATGATAAAAGGGCAGGTTTGCACAATCAGGCAATCATGGAATTTGGGGCATTGCAATGTGTGCCTGTATCTCCCGATTGTATCAATTGTCCGGCTTCGGTAATGTGTCTTGCCTATGCTCAGGATAAGGCGAATGCATATCCGGTTAAAGCCGGGAAGCAAAAGGTGCGTGCCCGGTTTTTCAATTATTTTGATGTCAGGTCCGACGATGGATATATGCTTCTGCATAAACGTACGGCCAAAGATATCTGGCAAGGCTTGTATGAATTACCGTTGATAGAAACCGCAGAGGTTATGTCTATAGAGGAGTTGCACAGGACAGATGGTTTCAGGCATATATTCGAAAATGGAGATGAGCTCCATATTAAATATATAACGCAAATGAAGCACATTCTTTCTCATCAGACTATATATGCAGCATTTTATCAGGTGTCGGTTCGAAAGGTGTCGGCTGTGGATGAATATATAGAGGTGAGAGCTAGCGATGTAGATGAATATCCTGTGTCTCGTCTGGTTCATAAATATTTAGAAAAAATGTAA